In Spirochaetaceae bacterium, one DNA window encodes the following:
- a CDS encoding sulfatase — MARPPNVVLLGIDSLSAGHMSSYGYHRPTTPHLDRFAADAVLFERTYSPAVPTTPAYCSMLSGLDCFSTQVVALRHKGPLGAAVTTLPELLRGHGYTSTCIGFSGNPSARGFDTYLDYEAWAPTAGGRAPKAHLLNETALPELDRLVAGGDPFLLFLRHMDPHSPYLPPQPYERIFYHGNECDPANRSMDPVLSFKPFRDYFAAWMPPGITDKDYVIAQYDGAVAYMDAAIAVLFNALETHGILDDTIVVVNGDHGETLYDHECWFDHHGLYDNVLHVPLILRYPPGLPGGVRVAGYNQHQDLVPTLLELAGLPYDEARFDGRSLLPMVRGARHSHASELYLTECTWMRKHGWRTPEWKLIAALEPDFHFKPPVELYRLTDDPDELHNLADELPDVAAFLRGRMERWIEQRCRDTGLPAPILNQGDWHGHAGLGAFTSPQQAYDTLHIGDPGAAQRLQAGGGQ, encoded by the coding sequence ATGGCAAGACCACCCAACGTCGTTCTGCTCGGCATCGACTCGCTGTCCGCCGGCCACATGAGCAGCTACGGCTACCATCGCCCCACCACCCCGCACCTGGACCGCTTCGCCGCCGACGCGGTGCTGTTCGAGCGCACGTACTCGCCGGCGGTGCCGACCACCCCCGCGTACTGTTCGATGCTGTCCGGCCTCGACTGCTTCAGCACGCAAGTGGTGGCGCTGCGCCACAAGGGTCCGCTCGGGGCGGCCGTCACCACCCTGCCGGAGCTGCTGCGCGGCCACGGCTACACCAGCACCTGCATCGGTTTCTCCGGCAATCCCTCCGCGCGCGGCTTCGACACCTACCTCGACTACGAGGCATGGGCCCCCACGGCCGGCGGCCGCGCACCCAAGGCGCACCTGCTCAACGAGACCGCGCTGCCGGAGCTGGACCGGCTGGTGGCCGGCGGCGACCCGTTCCTGCTGTTCCTGCGCCACATGGACCCGCACTCGCCCTACCTGCCGCCGCAGCCGTACGAGCGCATCTTCTACCACGGCAACGAGTGCGACCCGGCCAACCGCTCCATGGACCCGGTGCTGTCGTTCAAGCCGTTCCGGGACTACTTCGCCGCCTGGATGCCGCCCGGCATCACCGACAAGGACTACGTGATCGCCCAGTACGACGGCGCCGTCGCCTACATGGACGCCGCCATCGCCGTCCTGTTCAACGCGCTCGAGACGCACGGCATCCTGGACGACACCATCGTGGTGGTGAACGGCGACCACGGCGAGACGCTGTACGACCACGAGTGCTGGTTCGATCACCACGGCCTGTACGACAACGTGCTGCACGTGCCGCTGATCCTGCGCTACCCGCCCGGGCTGCCGGGCGGGGTACGCGTGGCCGGCTACAACCAGCACCAGGACCTGGTGCCGACGCTGCTGGAGCTGGCCGGCCTGCCGTACGACGAAGCGCGGTTCGACGGCCGCAGCCTGCTGCCGATGGTGCGCGGCGCGCGCCACAGTCACGCCAGCGAGCTGTACCTGACCGAGTGCACCTGGATGCGCAAGCACGGCTGGCGCACGCCGGAGTGGAAGCTGATCGCGGCGCTGGAGCCCGACTTCCACTTCAAGCCGCCGGTGGAGCTGTACCGCCTGACCGACGACCCGGACGAACTGCACAACCTGGCGGACGAGTTGCCCGACGTGGCGGCGTTCCTGCGCGGGCGCATGGAGCGATGGATCGAACAGCGATGCCGGGACACCGGGCTGCCTGCGCCGATCCTGAACCAGGGCGATTGGCACGGCCACGCCGGGTTGGGCGCCTTCACCTCGCCGCAGCAGGCCTACGACACCCTGCACATCGGCGACCCCGGCGCCGCGCAACGCCTGCAGGCGGGAGGCGGGCAGTGA
- a CDS encoding DUF4389 domain-containing protein, with translation MTNDSSTDYPVQFRVEYPDGPRDRGSVLVRVLLAIPILIIAGLLSGNFPLDDSDMTRAQASVAGAGLSIATALMILFRQKYPRWWFDFMLALSRFSARIGAYLLLLRDEYPSTDEQQAVHLDIAYPDVAGLNRVLPLFKWLLAIPHYIVLSLLSVVALVIAVVSWVAILVTGEQPKWAFEFLEGLMRWGWRVTAYAFLLTTDRYPPFSL, from the coding sequence ATGACCAACGACTCTTCGACTGACTATCCCGTCCAGTTCCGCGTGGAGTACCCCGATGGGCCGCGCGACCGCGGTTCGGTGCTGGTGCGTGTGCTGCTCGCCATCCCGATACTGATCATTGCCGGCCTGCTGTCGGGCAACTTCCCCCTTGACGACTCCGACATGACCCGCGCGCAGGCGTCGGTGGCAGGCGCCGGCCTGTCGATCGCCACCGCGCTGATGATCCTGTTCCGGCAGAAGTACCCGCGCTGGTGGTTCGACTTCATGCTCGCGCTGTCCCGGTTCAGCGCACGGATCGGTGCGTACCTGCTGCTGCTGCGCGACGAGTACCCCTCTACCGACGAGCAGCAGGCCGTGCACCTGGACATTGCCTATCCCGACGTCGCCGGGCTCAACCGCGTGCTGCCGCTGTTCAAGTGGCTGCTGGCAATCCCGCACTACATCGTGCTGTCGCTGCTGAGCGTGGTGGCGCTGGTAATCGCCGTGGTCAGTTGGGTCGCCATCCTGGTCACCGGTGAGCAGCCGAAGTGGGCGTTCGAGTTCCTGGAAGGGCTGATGCGCTGGGGCTGGCGGGTCACGGCGTACGCCTTCCTGCTCACCACCGACCGCTACCCGCCGTTCAGCCTGTAG
- the larA gene encoding nickel-dependent lactate racemase, whose amino-acid sequence MSGAGGTGPVNGGVAGHAGNGAATKPVALAYGRDGLTIEVPEGAAVVRPRHVAGVGDEAAALRAALAEPIGAPPLAQLAAGKRRVVVTHSDITRATPNDRILPVLLAALEEAGVARGDITLINALGTHRRQTPEELRQMLGAAIVENYRCLQHDAWDDAGLVAAGTTSRGNAIRLNRLVMEADLAIFTGFIEPHFFAGFSGGPKGALPALAGHESVLTNHGYAMIGDPGATWGITDGNPIWEEMREAALLIEPLFLLNVTLNNGGEISGVFAGDVIEAHRRGCAFVRESAMVAVEEPYDAVVTTNSGYPLDQNLYQTVKGMQAARGIVRPGGAIVMAAGCEDGLPDHGRYAELLAEAGSPEAILELLRRPGFSEQDQWQVQIQALIQRHADVYVYSDGLSDAQIRAALFRPTRNIEATLADLAPERLCVLPDGPLTIAYLDRP is encoded by the coding sequence ATGAGCGGCGCGGGTGGCACCGGGCCGGTCAACGGCGGCGTGGCCGGACACGCCGGAAACGGCGCGGCAACGAAGCCGGTTGCGCTCGCCTACGGGCGCGACGGGTTGACTATCGAGGTGCCGGAAGGGGCCGCCGTGGTGCGCCCGCGGCACGTGGCCGGCGTGGGCGATGAGGCCGCGGCGCTCAGGGCGGCGCTGGCCGAGCCGATTGGCGCGCCGCCGTTGGCCCAACTGGCCGCCGGCAAGCGGCGCGTCGTGGTGACCCACAGCGACATCACCCGCGCCACGCCCAATGACCGTATCCTGCCGGTGCTGCTGGCGGCCCTGGAGGAAGCCGGCGTGGCGCGCGGCGACATCACCCTGATCAACGCGCTCGGCACCCACCGCCGGCAGACGCCGGAGGAGTTGCGGCAGATGCTTGGCGCGGCCATCGTGGAGAATTACCGCTGCCTGCAGCACGATGCCTGGGACGACGCAGGTCTGGTGGCCGCCGGCACCACGAGCCGCGGCAATGCGATTCGCCTAAACCGGCTGGTGATGGAGGCCGACCTGGCGATCTTCACGGGGTTCATCGAGCCGCACTTCTTCGCGGGCTTCTCGGGCGGACCGAAGGGGGCGCTGCCGGCGCTGGCCGGCCACGAGAGCGTGCTCACCAACCACGGCTACGCCATGATCGGCGATCCCGGCGCCACCTGGGGCATCACCGACGGCAACCCGATCTGGGAGGAGATGCGCGAGGCGGCGCTGCTGATCGAACCGCTGTTCCTGCTCAACGTGACGTTGAACAACGGCGGCGAGATCAGCGGCGTGTTCGCCGGCGACGTGATCGAGGCGCACCGGCGCGGGTGCGCGTTCGTGCGCGAGAGCGCGATGGTGGCGGTGGAGGAGCCGTACGACGCCGTGGTCACCACCAACAGCGGCTACCCGCTCGACCAGAACCTGTACCAGACGGTGAAGGGGATGCAGGCCGCCAGGGGCATCGTGCGGCCCGGTGGCGCGATCGTCATGGCCGCCGGCTGCGAGGACGGGCTGCCCGATCACGGCCGCTACGCCGAGTTGCTCGCCGAGGCCGGCTCACCGGAAGCGATCCTCGAACTGCTGCGGCGCCCGGGGTTTTCGGAGCAGGACCAGTGGCAGGTGCAGATCCAGGCGCTGATCCAGCGGCACGCCGACGTCTACGTGTACAGCGACGGCCTCAGCGACGCCCAGATCCGCGCCGCCCTGTTTCGCCCCACCCGCAACATCGAGGCGACCCTCGCCGACCTGGCCCCCGAGCGCCTGTGCGTGCTCCCCGACGGCCCGCTCACCATCGCCTACCTCGACCGCCCCTGA
- a CDS encoding Gfo/Idh/MocA family oxidoreductase, which translates to MERLRVGVVGCGKISAAYFRGCREFPILDVVACADLVAGRAAAQAAEFGIPRALTPEELLADDGVDLVVNLTIPAAHHAVSRAAIDAGKHVWCEKPLAVERAEGEDLVRAAGHAGVLLGCAPDTFFGGGHQTCRKLIDDGWIGKPLHAAAFMAGPGHESWHPDPEFYYQPGGGPMFDMGPYYLTALVHLLGPVRSVAGLTRVSRPERLITSEPRRGERITVRVPTHVQGLLEFAGGAQAVIVTSFDVQAAHLPRIEVFGSERTLAVPDPNGPGGPVAVGQARSEWQEVPLTHGYTATSRGIGVADMAYAIRTGRPHRASGALALHVLDIMHAIHEAAAERRQVDLTTTCERPAPLPMGLQPATLD; encoded by the coding sequence ATGGAACGATTGCGGGTCGGCGTCGTCGGATGCGGCAAGATCAGCGCGGCCTACTTCAGGGGCTGCCGGGAGTTTCCGATTCTGGACGTGGTGGCGTGCGCCGACCTGGTCGCCGGGCGCGCGGCGGCGCAGGCGGCGGAGTTCGGCATCCCGCGCGCGCTCACGCCGGAAGAGCTGCTGGCCGACGACGGGGTCGACCTGGTGGTGAACCTGACCATCCCGGCCGCCCACCACGCGGTGTCGCGGGCGGCAATCGATGCCGGCAAGCACGTGTGGTGCGAGAAGCCGCTGGCCGTGGAGCGCGCCGAGGGCGAGGACCTGGTGCGCGCCGCGGGGCATGCCGGGGTGTTGCTCGGCTGCGCGCCCGACACCTTCTTCGGCGGTGGCCACCAGACCTGCCGCAAGCTGATCGACGACGGCTGGATCGGCAAGCCGCTGCACGCGGCGGCGTTCATGGCCGGCCCCGGCCACGAGAGCTGGCACCCCGATCCGGAGTTCTACTACCAGCCCGGCGGCGGCCCGATGTTCGACATGGGCCCCTACTACCTGACCGCCCTGGTGCACCTGCTCGGCCCGGTGCGCAGCGTCGCCGGCCTCACCCGCGTCAGCCGGCCCGAGCGGCTGATCACCAGCGAACCGCGCCGCGGCGAGCGCATCACGGTACGGGTGCCGACCCACGTGCAGGGCCTCTTGGAGTTCGCCGGCGGCGCGCAGGCGGTGATCGTGACCAGCTTCGACGTGCAGGCGGCGCACCTGCCGCGCATCGAGGTGTTCGGCAGCGAGCGGACGCTGGCGGTGCCCGATCCGAACGGACCGGGCGGGCCGGTGGCGGTCGGGCAGGCGCGCAGCGAGTGGCAGGAGGTGCCGCTGACGCACGGCTACACCGCCACCAGCCGCGGCATCGGCGTTGCCGACATGGCGTACGCGATCCGCACCGGCCGCCCGCACCGCGCTTCCGGCGCCCTCGCACTGCACGTACTCGACATCATGCACGCCATCCATGAAGCCGCGGCCGAGCGCCGCCAGGTCGACCTCACCACCACCTGCGAACGCCCGGCCCCGCTGCCCATGGGCCTGCAGCCCGCTACCCTGGACTGA